The following proteins come from a genomic window of Malus sylvestris chromosome 4, drMalSylv7.2, whole genome shotgun sequence:
- the LOC126620118 gene encoding methylsterol monooxygenase 1-1-like: MLPYQTIEEASAALGRNLTFAETLWFNYSASKSDYVLYCHNLLFLFAIFSLFPLPLVFMEVLRWGGLDRYKIQPKVRLPFSDMLKCYKDVMWMFFFIVGPLQLVSYPSIQMIGIRTGLPLPSGWEMLSQLLVYFLVEDYTNYWIHRFLHNKWGYEKIHRVHHEYTAPIGFAAPYAHWAEILILGIPSFLGPAMVPGHMITFWSWIALRQIEAIETHSGYDFPWTPTKHIPFYGGAEYHDYHHYVGGQSQSNFASVFTYCDYIYGTDKGYRYQKKILKKLNEEPAGVQNGGSIDFKTD; this comes from the exons ATGCTGCCCTACCAGACCATCGAGGAGGCGTCGGCGGCTTTGGGCCGAAACCTCACCTTCGCCGAGACACTGTGGTTCAACTACTCTGCGTCCAAGTCCGATTACGTCCTCTACTGCCACAACCTTCTCTTCCTCTTCGCCATCTTCTCCCTCTTCCCTCTCCCTCTGGTTTTCATGGAGGTTCTCAGATGGGGCGGCCTCGACCGCTACAAGATCCAGCCCAAAGTCCGATTGCCCTTCTCTGACATGTTGAAATGCTACAAGGACGTTATGTGGATGTTCTTTTTCATCGTCGGCCCTCTCCAGCTCGTCTCTTACCCTTCAATCCAG ATGATCGGGATTCGAACAGGATTGCCATTGCCGTCTGGATGGGAGATGCTTTCCCAGTTGTTAGTTTATTTCTTGGTAGAAGATTATACCAACTACTGGATCCACAGATTTTTGCATAACAAATGGGGGTACGAGAAAATCCATCGAGTTCACCACGAGTACACTGCTCCAATTGGATTTGCAGCGCCATATGCGCATTGGGCTGAGATTTTGATCCTCGGCATCCCATCTTTTCTTGGTCCGGCCATGGTTCCTGGCCACATGATCACATTCTGGTCGTGGATAGCATTGCGGCAGATTGAGGCCATAGAAACACACAGCGG TTATGACTTCCCCTGGACTCCCACAAAGCATATCCCATTTTATGGTGGTGCTGAGTATCACGATTACCATCATTATGTTGGAGGACAAAGCCAGAGTAATTTTGCTTCAGTGTTCACCTATTGTGATTACATTTATGGAACAGACAAG GGATATCGGTACCAGAAGAAGATCCTTAAGAAG TTGAACGAGGAACCTGCTGGAGTCCAAAATGGAGGCTCCATAGATTTTAAAACTGATTAG